In Marinicella rhabdoformis, one genomic interval encodes:
- a CDS encoding pyridoxal-phosphate dependent enzyme gives MQVANTVLDLIGNTPMVKVNHMDTGKCELYLKLENMNPGGSIKDRIGLSMIEEAEKSGKLKPGATLVEGTAGNTGIGLALVAAQKGYKLILVIPDKMSKEKIFNLKAMGAEIVLTRSDVAKGHPQYYQDLAATIAEETPGAFFINQFANPDNPKAHYQTTAPEIYQQMDNQVDAIVFGVGSSGTVTGMSQYVKEYHPETALVLADPQGSILAQYINEGILSEDAGSWKVEGIGEDFLPDISDFTHVKKAYAISDAESFDAGRELLKKEGVLGGSSTGTIMAAALKYCQESATAQKVVMLVCDTGNKYLSKMYNDYWMLDNGYIETKQYGDLRDLISRPYQSNDTVVMRPNETLAAVYQRMKLYDVSQLPVMDNDEIVGIIDESDVLMKVFGKPDAFRDTVDTAMTSNLEFFDSKTPIEKLMPIFDQGRVAIVKDGDQFKGLITRIDLLNYLRRIEENQ, from the coding sequence ATGCAAGTAGCCAATACAGTACTTGACCTGATCGGTAATACACCGATGGTCAAAGTCAATCACATGGACACAGGAAAGTGCGAGCTTTACCTGAAGTTAGAAAACATGAATCCCGGTGGTTCAATCAAAGACCGCATCGGCCTGTCTATGATTGAAGAAGCTGAAAAGTCAGGAAAATTAAAGCCTGGTGCGACTTTGGTCGAAGGTACCGCAGGTAACACCGGTATTGGCTTGGCCTTGGTGGCGGCACAAAAAGGTTATAAATTAATCCTGGTCATCCCTGATAAAATGAGCAAAGAGAAAATCTTTAACCTCAAAGCAATGGGCGCAGAAATAGTATTAACCCGCTCTGATGTGGCCAAAGGGCATCCGCAATATTACCAAGATTTGGCAGCGACCATAGCTGAAGAAACACCCGGTGCTTTTTTTATTAATCAGTTTGCTAACCCAGATAATCCGAAAGCACATTACCAAACCACAGCCCCTGAGATTTACCAACAAATGGACAATCAAGTCGATGCCATCGTGTTTGGTGTGGGTTCCAGTGGCACAGTAACTGGCATGAGTCAGTATGTCAAAGAATACCACCCAGAAACGGCGCTGGTGTTGGCCGATCCACAGGGTTCAATCTTGGCACAATACATCAATGAAGGCATCTTGAGCGAAGATGCTGGCAGTTGGAAGGTTGAGGGCATTGGAGAAGATTTTCTGCCTGACATCAGTGACTTTACACACGTTAAAAAAGCGTACGCCATCAGCGATGCTGAAAGTTTTGATGCGGGTCGTGAACTGTTGAAAAAAGAAGGTGTTTTGGGTGGTTCATCCACAGGTACCATCATGGCGGCCGCTCTGAAATATTGTCAAGAATCAGCAACAGCACAAAAAGTGGTGATGTTGGTTTGTGATACGGGTAACAAGTACCTGTCCAAAATGTACAACGATTACTGGATGTTGGACAACGGATACATCGAAACCAAACAATACGGTGACTTGCGTGATTTGATTTCAAGACCGTATCAAAGCAACGACACCGTTGTGATGCGACCGAATGAAACCTTGGCCGCCGTCTACCAACGCATGAAGCTGTATGATGTCTCACAGCTCCCTGTGATGGACAATGACGAAATTGTAGGCATCATTGATGAATCTGATGTGCTGATGAAAGTGTTCGGTAAGCCTGACGCATTCAGAGACACGGTAGATACGGCCATGACCAGCAACCTGGAATTCTTCGACAGCAAAACGCCCATTGAAAAATTAATGCCCATCTTTGACCAAGGCCGCGTGGCTATAGTTAAAGACGGTGATCAATTCAAGGGTTTGATTACCCGCATTGATTTATTGAATTACCTGAGAAGGATTGAAGAGAATCAATAA
- the tadA gene encoding tRNA adenosine(34) deaminase TadA: MGITTPNKMQDEVMMRLAIGQAHLAQQAGEVPVGAIVSCEGQVIGQGHNQVITLNNPTAHAEVMALQSAGENRNNYRLPECTLYVTLEPCMMCAGALVHSRVQRVVFGAYDEKTGVIETVDDCFSKTYLNHKIEWQGGVLKDECSALISAFFKLRRKAKKSTRFESREQ; the protein is encoded by the coding sequence ATGGGAATAACCACCCCCAATAAAATGCAAGATGAAGTCATGATGCGCTTGGCGATAGGCCAAGCGCATTTGGCTCAACAAGCTGGTGAAGTTCCAGTAGGAGCGATCGTGAGTTGTGAAGGCCAAGTCATAGGTCAAGGTCACAACCAAGTCATCACGCTCAACAACCCCACTGCCCATGCAGAAGTCATGGCTTTACAATCAGCTGGGGAAAATCGCAACAATTACCGCTTGCCAGAATGTACTTTGTACGTCACTTTGGAACCATGCATGATGTGTGCGGGTGCCTTGGTGCATTCGCGTGTTCAGCGTGTAGTCTTTGGGGCTTATGATGAGAAAACTGGCGTGATAGAAACTGTGGATGACTGTTTTAGCAAAACCTACTTAAACCATAAAATTGAATGGCAAGGTGGTGTGCTAAAAGATGAATGCAGCGCCTTAATTTCAGCATTTTTTAAATTGAGACGTAAAGCCAAAAAGTCAACACGTTTTGAATCACGTGAGCAATAA
- a CDS encoding transglycosylase SLT domain-containing protein, producing MDSFKTTRLLTFAITFLAVFAANAGNLKVYKHVDKKGIIHYSSKKPAGKSYKIMNIRCPECAVWRNSVNWNTTPLIKDKFNKEIYVAAKKHKIGEHILRAVIHAESAFKHQAVSSAGAQGLMQLMPLTQKTYQVSNPFDPAQNINGGAAYLKHLKDTYGTLDVFLAAYNSGETAVERYGKTVPPFPETQEYVRRVKILLRRYKNQT from the coding sequence ATGGATTCATTTAAAACAACACGCTTACTGACTTTTGCGATAACCTTTTTGGCCGTCTTTGCCGCCAATGCAGGTAATTTAAAAGTTTACAAACACGTTGATAAGAAAGGGATTATACACTATTCATCCAAAAAGCCAGCAGGCAAATCCTATAAGATCATGAATATACGCTGTCCTGAATGTGCTGTATGGCGCAACAGCGTTAATTGGAATACGACGCCGCTAATCAAAGACAAATTCAACAAAGAAATATACGTGGCCGCCAAGAAACACAAAATTGGTGAACATATCTTACGTGCCGTTATCCATGCTGAGTCGGCCTTCAAACACCAGGCAGTTTCTTCAGCTGGTGCCCAAGGGTTGATGCAATTGATGCCTTTAACCCAAAAAACTTACCAAGTCAGCAACCCTTTTGATCCCGCACAAAACATCAATGGTGGCGCCGCTTATTTAAAACATTTAAAAGACACCTATGGCACATTAGACGTTTTTCTTGCTGCATATAATTCTGGTGAAACGGCTGTTGAACGTTATGGTAAAACCGTCCCTCCTTTTCCTGAAACTCAAGAATATGTTCGCCGCGTCAAAATTCTCCTCAGGCGTTATAAAAATCAAACTTGA
- the guaB gene encoding IMP dehydrogenase: MRILYDALTFDDVLLVPDYSDILPKDVDLSTRLTRNIQLNIPVVSAAMDTVTESRLAIAMAQLGGIGVIHKNMSIENQCAEVLKVKKYESGVIKDPVTVTPQTTIREVLELTKKHRISGVPVVEGDDLVGIVTSRDMRFETVLDDPVRNIMTRKEDLVTVGEEAAEDEVLQLFHQNRIEKVLVVNDQFKLKGLITVKDIQKSEDYPLAVKDKSEQLRVAAAVGAGGDTEERVAGLVAAGVDVLVVDTAHGHSKGVIDRVRAVKTQYPHVDVIAGNITTGAAALALVEAGADAVKVGVGPGSICTTRIVAGVGVPQVSAIDDVAKALRGTGVPLIADGGVRYSGDLSKAIVAGASTVMMGGMFAGTEESPGEVELYQGRTFKSYRGMGSLGAMDKGSKDRYFQDEVDAEKLVPEGIEGRVAFKGALAPVVHQLMGGLRASMGYVGCRNIEEMKTKPKFVKITASGVKESHVHDVHITKEAPNYRSRT, encoded by the coding sequence ATGAGAATTCTATACGATGCCTTAACCTTCGACGACGTACTTTTGGTGCCAGATTATTCTGATATCTTACCCAAAGACGTTGATTTGTCCACTCGCCTAACGCGAAACATTCAATTAAACATTCCTGTGGTGTCTGCCGCTATGGATACCGTAACTGAATCTCGGTTGGCCATTGCCATGGCTCAATTGGGTGGTATTGGTGTGATTCACAAAAACATGAGCATAGAAAACCAATGTGCTGAAGTGTTGAAAGTCAAAAAATATGAATCAGGTGTCATTAAAGATCCTGTGACTGTGACACCACAAACCACCATACGCGAAGTTTTGGAATTAACCAAGAAGCACCGCATTTCTGGCGTACCTGTGGTTGAAGGTGATGACTTGGTCGGTATCGTAACCAGTCGTGACATGCGCTTCGAGACGGTACTGGATGATCCCGTTCGCAACATCATGACACGCAAAGAAGACTTGGTTACAGTAGGTGAAGAGGCCGCTGAAGATGAAGTGTTGCAATTGTTTCATCAAAATCGCATTGAAAAAGTGCTGGTGGTCAATGACCAATTCAAATTGAAAGGTTTGATTACTGTAAAGGACATTCAAAAATCTGAAGATTATCCATTGGCGGTTAAGGACAAATCTGAGCAATTGCGTGTGGCTGCTGCCGTTGGTGCTGGTGGTGACACTGAAGAGCGTGTGGCTGGGTTGGTTGCAGCAGGTGTTGATGTGTTGGTCGTTGACACGGCCCATGGCCACTCTAAAGGTGTGATTGATCGCGTCAGAGCAGTCAAAACACAATATCCACATGTTGACGTCATTGCTGGAAATATCACAACAGGTGCTGCGGCTTTGGCGTTGGTTGAAGCAGGAGCTGACGCTGTAAAAGTGGGTGTTGGCCCCGGTTCTATTTGTACAACGAGAATTGTTGCAGGCGTGGGTGTTCCCCAAGTGTCAGCCATTGATGATGTGGCCAAAGCATTGCGAGGAACGGGTGTACCTTTGATTGCTGATGGTGGTGTGCGTTATTCGGGTGATTTGTCTAAAGCCATAGTGGCAGGTGCTTCAACCGTGATGATGGGCGGCATGTTTGCTGGTACTGAAGAATCTCCTGGTGAAGTTGAACTGTACCAAGGCAGAACATTCAAGTCATACCGAGGCATGGGGTCTTTAGGTGCCATGGATAAAGGATCTAAAGACCGTTATTTCCAAGATGAAGTTGACGCTGAAAAATTGGTGCCAGAAGGCATTGAGGGTCGCGTGGCTTTTAAAGGTGCTTTGGCTCCAGTTGTACATCAATTGATGGGTGGTTTACGTGCCAGTATGGGTTATGTGGGTTGTCGCAACATAGAAGAAATGAAAACCAAGCCAAAATTTGTCAAAATCACTGCATCAGGTGTGAAAGAGTCTCACGTTCATGACGTTCATATCACCAAAGAAGCGCCTAACTACCGCTCAAGAACTTAA
- a CDS encoding Rne/Rng family ribonuclease: MKRMLINATHTDEIRVAIADGQKLYDLDIDSAGHYRKKGNIYKAKITRVEPSLEACFVNYGSERHGFLPYKEISPLYCKQAPKGQPRLPINKALKEGDEIIVQVNKEERGNKGAALSTYISLAGRYLVYMPGNHRAGGISRQIKGEKRTQLQNILSNLEIPKNDGVIVRTAGLGCSPEELQWDFTYLKQVWQAIGTAAENKNAPFFIYQESDLFIRALRDYLQPDIGEILIDDRESYEKAREFMQQVMPHNLKKLSHYNDTTPLFSRYQIERQIQSAFEREVKLPSGGSIVIDHTEALLSIDINSARATKGADVEATATHTNLEAADEIARQLRIRDLGGLVVIDFIDMRNHKNQREVENRMRAAADIDRARVQVGKISKFGLLEMSRQRLRSSISDSSQVTCPTCSGHGFIRSMESLVISIIRLTEEEMIKPKTGKVVIQAPMDITNKILNEKRTELNEMEKRHKVQVAVISNENLSFPAFHVQRYNVNEANINVADIELVTTEDCHKATAKLDPPSPTKEKAILQMVKPDAQAPKRSLALTISSWFKSLFSSNKKKPKHNSRQNKKPHNKKHGGHKNKQHNKGPHNKQGQQKGKPQHNKQGKPQHGNKKPQHNKQQGNKQQPNNKQQQPNKPQPNQKQQQGKPQHNKQQPNKQQSTNKGQQQSKPQDQQTQQGENNTNQGQQQSQAKPQQNKQQGNKKPRGKSIYGNKNRGNKNNQKPNDNNASKDKQTAAQTEQNNAQVANKMTRPLGSVAELAAKKEAQAAAQSKTVNKATDQGNKATNDSTSNNAEKPAAKKPGLHKLDKAPENKSTEKKPVENKSDTKPNHGNKQENKSTAKQKPKTDAPRPKKQPNAQKDNKATSKPADNKSAESNNSNEQKPVEKKQATQEKVTPKPKADSKKVQSKKVHRNAVKAVATGKPGIHKLTKPTEPEAEKKSAPQVTDTKPANSKSTNKKPVEKKTTKKKTSKKKATKKTAKKASKKTANQVSADEAKTSTETKPTEKKKTTKKAASKKKATKKAAAKKTDDPAKAQKPKTEQPKADKQPDMFNEAPAQPPKEG; this comes from the coding sequence ATGAAAAGAATGCTGATCAATGCAACGCATACCGATGAAATCCGAGTAGCGATTGCCGATGGCCAAAAACTGTATGATTTAGATATAGACTCAGCAGGCCATTACCGTAAAAAAGGCAACATTTACAAAGCCAAAATCACACGTGTAGAGCCCTCTTTAGAAGCCTGTTTTGTGAACTATGGCTCTGAAAGACACGGTTTTTTACCTTACAAAGAAATCAGCCCGCTTTACTGCAAACAAGCACCCAAAGGCCAACCACGACTACCCATCAACAAAGCCCTCAAAGAAGGCGATGAAATCATTGTTCAAGTTAACAAAGAAGAACGTGGCAACAAAGGCGCGGCATTAAGTACCTACATTTCATTGGCAGGTCGCTATTTGGTTTACATGCCAGGAAACCACCGAGCTGGTGGCATCTCTCGCCAAATCAAAGGTGAAAAACGCACACAATTACAAAACATATTAAGTAACTTAGAAATCCCAAAAAATGACGGTGTCATCGTAAGAACTGCAGGATTGGGCTGTTCCCCTGAAGAACTGCAATGGGATTTCACTTACTTGAAACAAGTTTGGCAAGCCATTGGCACTGCTGCTGAAAACAAAAACGCACCGTTCTTTATCTACCAAGAAAGCGACCTGTTCATCAGAGCATTACGTGATTACTTACAACCAGATATTGGTGAAATTTTAATTGATGACCGCGAATCTTATGAAAAAGCCCGCGAATTCATGCAACAAGTGATGCCGCACAACTTAAAGAAGCTGTCTCATTACAATGACACCACACCTTTGTTTTCACGTTACCAAATCGAACGCCAAATCCAATCAGCTTTTGAACGTGAAGTGAAACTGCCTTCTGGCGGTTCTATTGTGATAGATCACACCGAAGCCTTATTGAGCATTGACATCAACTCAGCACGCGCCACCAAAGGTGCAGACGTTGAAGCGACAGCTACCCACACCAATTTAGAAGCGGCTGATGAAATTGCACGTCAGTTACGTATCAGAGACTTGGGTGGTTTGGTGGTGATTGATTTCATCGACATGCGAAACCACAAAAACCAACGCGAAGTAGAAAACCGCATGCGTGCCGCAGCCGACATCGATCGTGCTCGCGTGCAAGTCGGTAAAATTTCAAAATTTGGTTTGTTAGAAATGTCACGCCAACGATTGCGTTCCTCAATCAGCGATTCAAGCCAAGTCACCTGCCCAACATGTTCAGGACATGGTTTCATTCGCAGTATGGAATCACTGGTTATATCTATTATTCGTTTGACAGAAGAAGAAATGATCAAGCCAAAAACGGGCAAAGTCGTGATTCAAGCGCCAATGGACATCACCAATAAAATCCTCAATGAAAAACGTACTGAATTGAACGAAATGGAAAAACGCCACAAAGTTCAAGTGGCCGTTATTTCAAATGAAAACCTCAGTTTCCCTGCATTTCATGTTCAACGCTACAATGTCAATGAAGCCAACATCAATGTGGCTGATATTGAGCTAGTAACAACTGAAGATTGTCACAAAGCAACGGCCAAGTTAGACCCTCCTTCACCAACAAAAGAAAAAGCCATATTACAAATGGTTAAACCTGATGCACAAGCGCCTAAACGCTCTTTGGCATTGACGATTTCTTCTTGGTTTAAATCTTTGTTCAGCAGCAACAAGAAAAAGCCCAAGCACAACAGTCGCCAAAACAAAAAACCACACAACAAGAAGCATGGCGGTCATAAAAACAAACAACACAACAAAGGACCTCACAACAAACAAGGTCAGCAAAAAGGCAAGCCCCAACACAATAAACAAGGCAAACCACAACACGGTAATAAAAAGCCTCAACACAATAAACAGCAAGGTAATAAACAGCAGCCTAATAACAAGCAGCAACAGCCTAACAAGCCACAGCCAAACCAAAAACAACAGCAAGGCAAGCCGCAACACAACAAGCAGCAGCCTAATAAGCAGCAAAGCACTAACAAAGGGCAACAGCAAAGCAAGCCGCAAGATCAACAAACACAACAAGGTGAAAACAACACCAATCAAGGCCAGCAACAAAGCCAAGCTAAGCCGCAGCAAAACAAGCAGCAAGGGAATAAAAAACCTCGTGGCAAGTCAATCTATGGCAACAAAAATCGTGGTAACAAGAACAACCAAAAACCGAACGATAATAACGCTTCAAAAGACAAACAGACTGCAGCTCAAACCGAGCAAAACAATGCACAGGTAGCCAACAAAATGACACGGCCTTTAGGCAGTGTTGCGGAATTGGCGGCGAAAAAAGAAGCGCAAGCTGCAGCCCAGAGCAAAACAGTCAACAAGGCAACCGACCAGGGAAATAAAGCCACCAACGACAGCACCAGTAATAACGCTGAAAAACCAGCGGCTAAAAAGCCGGGCCTCCATAAGCTTGATAAGGCACCTGAAAATAAATCTACTGAAAAGAAGCCGGTAGAAAATAAATCAGACACAAAGCCAAACCATGGCAACAAGCAGGAAAACAAAAGTACAGCAAAACAAAAGCCTAAAACTGATGCACCTCGCCCTAAAAAGCAACCCAACGCACAGAAAGACAACAAGGCAACATCAAAACCTGCTGACAATAAAAGTGCGGAAAGCAACAATTCAAACGAGCAAAAGCCTGTAGAAAAGAAACAAGCCACTCAAGAGAAAGTTACGCCGAAGCCCAAAGCTGATAGTAAGAAAGTTCAAAGTAAGAAAGTCCACAGAAATGCAGTTAAAGCAGTGGCCACTGGCAAACCCGGCATCCACAAATTAACCAAGCCTACTGAGCCTGAAGCAGAAAAAAAATCAGCACCTCAAGTTACTGATACAAAACCCGCTAACAGCAAATCAACAAATAAAAAGCCGGTAGAAAAGAAAACCACAAAAAAGAAAACCAGTAAGAAAAAAGCCACTAAAAAAACGGCCAAAAAAGCGTCAAAGAAAACAGCAAATCAAGTATCTGCTGATGAAGCTAAAACTTCAACTGAGACAAAGCCAACTGAGAAGAAAAAGACAACTAAGAAAGCGGCGTCTAAAAAGAAAGCCACCAAGAAAGCAGCAGCCAAGAAAACTGATGATCCGGCCAAAGCTCAAAAACCCAAAACTGAGCAGCCCAAAGCCGACAAGCAACCTGACATGTTCAACGAGGCCCCTGCGCAGCCTCCCAAAGAAGGTTAA
- a CDS encoding CPBP family glutamic-type intramembrane protease, whose protein sequence is MTVTEKNAAHLSGLQAGAIVLLLCFWFVGLIIILTKSQATHTITPALLLHTSCLLLLMLLARVFRGHWSNDLAIKKSRFLYLMSAILIGMAFWQAQQFLTVLLIPQGWEHDAINWQRAQTGFTLWSVFLASCLIGPFFEELLFRGLIYTQIRHKAGTLLAISVSSGMFTLLHWNSSEAVWLFSAAVIYAILREKSGSIWPSVIAHVIQNVLTFWLYVSI, encoded by the coding sequence GTGACAGTCACAGAGAAAAACGCAGCTCACCTTTCTGGTTTACAAGCTGGCGCGATTGTTTTGCTTTTGTGTTTTTGGTTTGTTGGCTTGATCATTATTCTGACCAAAAGCCAAGCCACACACACAATCACACCTGCTTTGTTGTTACACACATCCTGTTTATTGTTATTGATGTTGTTGGCACGTGTATTCCGTGGTCACTGGTCAAATGACTTGGCCATAAAAAAGAGTCGATTTTTATATTTAATGTCAGCGATCCTGATTGGCATGGCTTTTTGGCAAGCGCAACAATTTTTAACCGTTCTGCTCATTCCACAGGGTTGGGAGCATGATGCAATCAATTGGCAACGAGCACAAACAGGCTTCACTTTGTGGTCGGTGTTTTTAGCCAGTTGTTTGATTGGGCCTTTTTTTGAAGAATTGTTGTTTCGGGGATTAATTTACACGCAAATCAGACACAAGGCAGGCACCCTCCTCGCAATATCCGTTTCAAGTGGCATGTTTACATTATTACATTGGAACAGCAGCGAAGCGGTTTGGTTATTTTCAGCAGCTGTGATTTATGCCATTCTCAGAGAGAAAAGTGGCAGTATTTGGCCGTCCGTTATTGCTCACGTGATTCAAAACGTGTTGACTTTTTGGCTTTACGTCTCAATTTAA
- a CDS encoding OmpA family protein encodes MSRIFVLSLLVLMAMPVSAAKKKNLELEALRIEYENFYQLEKYSDFAKAEKRQAKESIEALYQSSRRKPKEHAVFMARKKLSLAKMTAEKEFLNSEIVKADERLNELDLETLKTEAQVARLQADKAQLLLSLQQEEVARIEAEKQAALAAASEQIEQKQAELDTTKAYAKKQEQVASLAKQEADLAFEEIDALKRQLESLAARETNDGLVMTLGDFVFDSASANIKQGAIENFSKVIEFIDGYPSRNIRIEGHTDASGSEAFNLNLSQKRADAVRLLLINYGVKAERIEAIGMGESLPVADNNTASGKAKNRRVDIIILK; translated from the coding sequence ATGAGTCGTATTTTTGTATTAAGCCTTTTGGTACTGATGGCCATGCCAGTAAGTGCAGCTAAGAAAAAGAATTTAGAACTTGAAGCATTGCGCATTGAGTATGAAAACTTTTATCAACTAGAAAAATACAGTGACTTTGCTAAGGCAGAAAAACGTCAAGCAAAGGAAAGCATTGAGGCTTTGTACCAAAGCAGTCGGAGAAAGCCAAAAGAGCACGCCGTATTTATGGCTCGAAAAAAGCTATCCTTGGCAAAGATGACGGCAGAAAAAGAGTTTTTAAATTCTGAAATTGTAAAAGCAGACGAACGCCTCAATGAGTTGGATTTAGAAACGTTAAAAACAGAAGCACAAGTGGCCAGATTGCAAGCAGACAAAGCACAACTGTTACTCAGCTTGCAACAAGAGGAAGTGGCGAGAATAGAAGCTGAAAAACAAGCAGCATTAGCAGCAGCTTCTGAACAAATTGAACAAAAGCAAGCAGAGTTGGACACAACAAAGGCCTATGCGAAAAAACAAGAACAAGTGGCCAGTTTAGCCAAACAGGAAGCCGATTTGGCTTTTGAAGAAATTGATGCTTTGAAACGACAGCTGGAATCTTTGGCTGCACGTGAAACCAATGATGGTTTGGTCATGACTTTAGGTGATTTTGTTTTCGACTCAGCTTCAGCAAATATCAAACAAGGTGCGATTGAAAACTTCAGTAAAGTCATAGAATTCATTGATGGGTACCCGAGCAGGAATATCAGAATTGAAGGGCACACTGATGCCTCAGGCAGTGAAGCATTTAACCTCAATTTATCTCAAAAACGTGCCGATGCGGTGCGTCTGTTGTTGATTAACTACGGCGTTAAAGCTGAGCGGATAGAAGCCATTGGTATGGGTGAGTCTTTACCAGTTGCTGATAACAATACAGCTTCTGGCAAAGCCAAAAACCGCCGCGTTGACATCATCATTTTAAAATAA
- the guaA gene encoding glutamine-hydrolyzing GMP synthase, with amino-acid sequence MDIKQSKILILDYGSQYTQLIARRVREADVYCEIYAWDADSEDIKAFDPNGIILSGGPESVHMAGAPTLNKVILDMNVPILGVCYGMQLLNVHFGGEVEGSDEKEFGYAEVNVTGESDLFKTLDHKQLDVWMSHGDKVKSLGSVFNATANTTSTPFAACQHKELPIYGVQFHPEVEHTKDGREILAQFVHKVCGCEKLWKTDNIIDTHVDNIRSLVGEEKVLLGLSGGVDSSVVAALMHKAIGKQLVCVFVDTGLLRHNEGDDVMTVMAEKMDINVIRVNAQERYYEALKGESDPEKKRKIIGELFIRIFEKEARDLDGIQWLAQGTIYPDVIESAGAKTGKAHVIKSHHNVGGLPEDLELKLIEPLKDLFKDEVRQLGVNLGLAAELVHRHPFPGPGLGVRILGEIKAEYADILARADHIFIQELRNHDLYHKTSQAFAVFLPVKSVGVVGDARRYEYVIALRAVETIDFMTARWAHLPYEFIDLVSRRIINEIAQVSRVVYDVSSKPPATIEWE; translated from the coding sequence ATGGATATCAAACAAAGTAAGATCCTGATATTAGATTACGGCTCGCAATACACGCAATTGATTGCGAGGCGTGTTCGTGAAGCTGATGTCTATTGTGAAATTTATGCTTGGGATGCCGACAGCGAAGACATCAAAGCATTTGACCCTAATGGGATCATCTTGTCCGGTGGCCCTGAATCAGTTCATATGGCAGGTGCGCCGACATTAAATAAAGTGATTCTTGACATGAACGTACCTATTTTAGGTGTGTGTTATGGCATGCAGTTATTGAATGTACATTTCGGTGGAGAAGTTGAAGGCTCGGATGAAAAAGAATTTGGATATGCTGAAGTCAATGTAACTGGTGAATCAGATTTGTTTAAGACATTAGATCACAAACAACTAGACGTTTGGATGAGTCATGGTGATAAAGTCAAATCATTGGGCAGTGTCTTCAATGCCACGGCCAACACCACATCGACACCTTTTGCAGCTTGCCAACACAAAGAATTACCCATTTATGGCGTTCAGTTTCATCCAGAAGTAGAGCACACCAAAGACGGCCGAGAAATATTGGCACAATTCGTGCACAAAGTGTGTGGTTGTGAAAAATTATGGAAAACCGACAACATCATTGACACCCATGTTGATAACATCCGATCCTTAGTGGGCGAAGAAAAAGTCTTACTGGGGTTGTCAGGTGGTGTGGATTCATCAGTGGTTGCAGCCTTAATGCACAAAGCCATAGGTAAGCAATTGGTTTGTGTGTTCGTTGATACCGGCTTGTTGCGCCACAATGAAGGTGATGATGTGATGACAGTGATGGCCGAAAAAATGGACATCAATGTGATCAGAGTCAACGCCCAAGAGCGCTACTACGAAGCACTTAAAGGCGAATCAGACCCTGAAAAGAAACGCAAAATTATTGGCGAGCTGTTCATCCGTATTTTTGAAAAAGAAGCGCGTGATTTAGACGGCATTCAATGGTTAGCACAAGGCACAATATATCCTGATGTGATTGAATCTGCAGGTGCCAAAACAGGAAAGGCACATGTGATTAAATCTCACCATAATGTCGGTGGCTTGCCCGAAGATTTGGAATTGAAGCTGATTGAGCCACTGAAAGACTTGTTCAAAGACGAAGTCAGACAGCTGGGTGTTAATTTGGGTTTGGCAGCAGAATTGGTGCATCGCCATCCGTTTCCGGGTCCAGGACTCGGTGTTCGGATTTTGGGTGAAATCAAAGCAGAGTATGCCGATATTTTAGCCCGTGCCGATCACATTTTTATTCAAGAGTTGCGCAACCATGATTTGTACCATAAGACCAGCCAAGCTTTTGCTGTGTTCTTACCAGTTAAATCTGTGGGTGTAGTGGGTGATGCCAGACGCTATGAGTATGTCATAGCTTTGCGGGCTGTAGAAACCATAGATTTCATGACAGCGCGTTGGGCGCATTTGCCTTATGAGTTTATTGATTTGGTTTCACGCCGCATCATCAATGAAATCGCTCAAGTCTCACGCGTGGTTTATGATGTGTCTAGTAAACCACCAGCTACCATTGAATGGGAATAA